The segment CGCGTCGAGGACTTCACCAACGGCGCCTTCCAGCCCGTCATCGGTGACTCGACCGTGAACCCCGAGGACGTCCGCAAGGTCGTCTTCTGCTCCGGCAAGGTCTACTACGACCTCGTCGCCGAGCGCACCAAGCGCGGCAACACCGACACCGCCTTCATCCGCATCGAGCGCCTCTACCCCCTCCCCGGCGTAGAGCTCCAGGCGGCCCTCGCCCCCTTCACCAAGGCCCAGAAGTACGTCTGGGCCCAGGACGAGCCCGCCAACCAGGGCGCCTGGCCCTTCATCGCCCTCAACCTCATCGACCACCTCGACCTCGTCCTCGGCGCCGCCCCCGACAACGCCGACCGCCTGCGTCGCGTCTCCCGTCCGGCCTCCTCCTCGCCGGCCGTGGGCTCCGCCAAGCGCCACCTGCAGCAGCAGGAGGAACTGCTCCGCGAGGTCTTCGAGCTCTGACCAACGCCGAGGGGCCGGTACCGCGAGTGAGATCGCGGTACCGGCCCCTCCGCATTGTCAGGGTCAGGGCTTACGGGCCAGACCGCCGTGCTCACCGATGACCTCGGGCGCAGACGAAGCCTCCGAACGCCAGAGAGGCACCGAGACAACCCCCGGGTCGAGCAGCTCCAGCCCGTCGAAGAAGGACGTGATCTCCTCCACGCTGCGCAGGTTGTACGGGACCGCACCGCTTTCGTTGTACGCGTCCTGCGCCTGCTCGAAAACGGGGTCGATGCCACGGGAACCGTCATTGATGGACAGGTAACTGCCGGACGGCAGCGCCCCCATCAACTTGCTGACGATCGACCGGGCCTCGTCGTAGTCCGCAACGTGGCCCAGGATGTTGCTGAGAATGAGCGCGGTGGGCCGGCTGAAGTCCAGCGTCTCCGCAGCCGCCGCCAGGATGCGGTCCGGGTCCAGCACATTCGAGTCGATGTACGCCGTCGCCCCCTCCGGCGTCGAGTAGAGCAGCGCCCGCGCGTGCGCCAGGACCAACGGGTCATTGTCCACGTACACGATCCGGGCCTCAGGCGCGATCCGCTGGGCGACCTCGTGGGTGTTCTCGGCCGTCGGCAGGCCCGTCCCCACGTCCAGGAACTGCCGGATCCCCGCCTCTGCCACCAAGTACGTGATGTTGCGGCTCAGGAAGGCACGACTGCTGCGGGCGATCGTGACGATCCCGGGGAAGACAGCCGTATACGCGTCACCGGCCTCCTCATCAACGGGATAGTTGTCCTTCCCGCCCAACCAGTAGTTCCAGATCCGCGCCGAGTGCGGCACCGACGTGTCTATCTTGTGCTGCGCCGGTGATTCGGGCGCGGAGGCGTGTTCGGTCATGAGGCTGCGTCCGTCTTTCAGTCGAGGCGTGGTGTTTCACCGCACGACATGTGTATCCCAACGGCCCGCCCCAGGACACCAGTTCACGTTTCTCCGACGGTCATATGTGCTGCGGCTCGAAGTCCCAGCCCGCGACCGGACTGCCGCACATCACCGTCAGCGGGTGCTCCCGCCCCAGCGTCGCCCTCGCCCTCCGCAGGGTGTCCTCCCCGAGCGCGTCCGCATCCGCCTCATCCCAGGTCATACTGCGTACAGCCACCGTGTTCACGGCAATCCCCAGCGTCCACGGATGGTCCGCCCCGACTGCTTCGCGCATGGCTGTCAGCGCCGTCTCCAGACGGTCCCGGGCCTGGGCCTCCTCACCTGCGGCGGCCTCCACGAGCGCCACGTTCGCGGACGTCCCGACCACGTAGGGATGTGCCACGCCCAGCCGCTCGTACCGCCGGGCTACTGACAACGCCAGTTCACGCGCCCGGTCGAGCTCGCCGAGCCCGCGCAGTACGCACGCGTGGCTGGCAGCGGTCAGCAGCGTCAGAGGGTCCGTTTCACCCGACACCCGCTCCAGCCTCTCCTGGACCCGAGCCAGCGTCTCCCTGCCGCTGGCCCGGTCCCCCGCCCGGTACCAGCACATGCCCAGGTTCTGTTCGGCAAGTAGGGCCTGCGGATGGTCCACGCCGAGGAGCTCCCGGTGCGCATGCACGTTGCGCTCCTGCAGGTCCGCGGCTTCCGCGATGCGGCCGAGCAGCCGCAGGTCCCAAGCACGCATGATCTCCGAATACAACGTCCGTGGGTGGCGAGAGCCAAGGACCTCTCGCCTGACGTCCAACGTCCAGTCGTTCAGCTCCAGAGCCTCCCCATAGCGGCCGAGTAGCCTCAGGCTGACCTCCAGGTTGTTCATGGCGTCGAACGTCTTGCCGTCCCGCTCCCCGAAGAGCCGCCGATAACCGTCCAGCACGGTCCGGGACGACTGCAGCGCGTCCTCATACCGGCCAAGGCCACGCAGAGAAGCCCCGAGACCCGACTGAGCCCGCAGCAGATCCGGATCGTCCGAGTCCTGCCGCGCTTGCATGTCGTCTACCACGGCCCGTTCGATCAACTCGGCCTGTTCGTACTCACCTGAGGACCGCAGCAGATTCGCCCGGTGATGTACGAGTTCACGGAACCGGGGGTGGTCCTCGCCCAGCAGTAGCCGCCACCTCCTCGCGACATTCTCGGCGAGCCGGAGACCCGACCAGTACTCACCGCTGAGGTAGAGATAGCGCAGGCAGCCGAGGACGAGCTGTTGCGCTGCCGCATCGGCGGCCTCCAACGCGAATGTGGGTTCCAGGTGGGGCACGAGCTCCGCGTACCGGCTCCAGCGCTCGATGTCGGACGGTTCCCCGGGATCCGCTGCCGTAAGGATGCCGTGGGCGGCGTGGCAAAGCACCTCGCGCTCGTCCGTGGCAAGGCTGCCGCGCACGGCCCGGTGCAACAGGCGGTGCATACGTAGCGACCCTGCGACGTCCGGTCCTTGACCCTCGCTCCGGACCACGGCGTACTGGACCAGTTTGTCGATGGACTCGTGCCAAGCAGAGGGATCGGCAACGAGCGCCGCCAACCGCTCTGGGAGCACTCCCTCCGGGGCATCACGCACCAGCCGCAACGGAATCGCGTCTGGCGCGAACATCGCCAGCAGTTGTAGGAGTTCCACCGCCACCGGATGACGTTCGCGAAGCGTATCGAAGACAATCGCCCATCTGACCTCGAAGGCGTCCTCCTCCGATTCGGAGGTGCCACCCAGCAAGCCGACGTACTGGTCCACCGACGTCCCCGCATCCTGCAACCAGCCGGTCGTCTGGTCCAGCAGCAACGGCATGTCCCGTACCGCGTCGGCGAGCCGGTCGGCATCCTCCGTGCCCAGCCGCCGTGCCCAGCGGCGTACGAAGGCCACGCTCTCCTCACGCGCGTATGCCGGCACATCCAGGACGGTCCAGCCGTGCGACTCCCACTCTCGGGTGCGCGAGGTAAGCAGGACGTGTCCGGGCCCGCCCGGCAGCAACTCGGAGATGGCGGCGATTTCCTCGGCGCTGTCCAGGACCAAAAGCCAGCGTGCATACGGCTCACCACGAAGAAGGGAGTCGCGCACGGCGCGCAACCGCTCTCCGTATCCGGACCCGGTGGGTAGGCCCATCGCGGGGGCCAGTTCGGCAAGTCGCAGGCGCAGAGTCCCAAGGTTGTCAGCAGGGACCCACCAGACAACGTCGTATTCCGAAGCGAACCGATGCGCATACTCTGCGACGATCTGGGTCTTGCCGATACCCGAAGGCCCGCACAGCGCAACAACGCTGGGAGTCGTTCCGGTGAAGCCCAGCCTCTCGCGAATACGACCGATGATCGCCTCGCGCCCGGAGAACCGGTAGTTTTGCGACGGAACCCCTCCTGACACTTGCGGGCGTCGGGACGGAGAACGGGGCGCCGGCCCGTCATCGCCGCGAGGCTGGATGGCGGCGGCCTCGACGCCCATCAGGTGCAGGAGGCGGCGGACTGTTTCGTGTTCGTCGAGGCCGCGCAGGGCGAGCAAGTGCAGCTCGGCCGCCACGGCCTCCGGCACCGGCTCGGCACAGGCGCTAGCCACCACCAGCCGACCGGGCTGAGCCGCCAGCGCCCGGCGGAAGGCGGCGGCCCATTGCTGGTCGGTGAACGGCCCGTTCCGGAAGTGCCAGTCGTCGAGCAGCATGAGGACTCTGCCTGCGCCGGTCATGAGTCCGGCAATGACTTCGTCGGCGGAGGCGGCGACGGCTGGATCCCAGCGCGCCAGCGTGGCGCTCATACCGGCGCGCTCCAGCAGATGGGCGATCCATTCAGCCCATGTCTGGCTGAAGCCGGTATGGCCGATCGTGACGCCTGGAGCCTGGGCCGCTCCCGGAGCCGCCGGGATCTCGTACACCGCCCCGTCCGCAGCGAGCAGCCGTACGGCCCGTTCGCCCAGCCTCTCGCTGGTGACCGCCCCGCGCGGCACCAACAGCGTTCGACCCGGGGTAGGGTCCAGCACTTCCAGAACCCTGGGTTCGGTGTCGGGAACAGCGAGCGTGTAGCAGTCCGGGTCTCCGTCCGGTTCGCCAAACACCAGGCGGGGGCCGTCCCGGCGGACCCGTAGGTCGGCGGTGGGAAGCCGGTCGGCGATGAGCGCCACGTCGGTCAGCGTCAGCCCGTCCGGGCTTTGGGCGCGCAGGGAGAAATTCGGCAGGCGAGCATCGGTCACGGTCGCCAGTTGCCACGCGGCAGTCGTGCCGCGAACCGCCTCCGGGAGCCGGTTCCACGCACTGGCGAACCAGCGCCCCACGCCGGTCCTGTCCTCCGTCACCAGTGCCCGCAGCGCCGGTCGCAGGGCCCGCTCGATCTCCTGCCGGGAGTCGCGGCCGCCCTTGACGGCATGCCAGACGGCCCGTTCCTCGGCCAGCAGGGCCGGAGAGCGGTCTCGGTGCACGGACTCAACTGCCGCCCACAGCCGGTGCACTGGGGCGTCCGGCAGCGCACGGGACATGAGGCCGGCCAGCTCGGCACGCAGCTCAGGCAGCAGCTCCGGACGCAGCACAACATAGCCGTATCCCCGCCGTTCGACGAGGTCACCGAACCAGAGATCGGTCTCGGCCGCCACGCCCAGCCGGGGCGCAGCGGTGAGCCGTACCGCGCGCATCAGTTCGGGTTCGATCCGGGCGGCGATGCTGAGCAGAGCCGCCAGCTCGTGGGCGCCGGAAGACCGGGGGTTCATCGCAGAATCCCCGAGACCCGGCCCACCGTGGTCCCCCGGTCCCAGACCAGGACGTCCAGCAGGGGCCGCCACCACCGTGGCCGGTCCCGCTCCGGAACCGGTGCCAGTGCCACGACGGCACACCCGTTCTGCCGGATCAGGCGCACGGTCCGCTGCCACTCCTCGGGCGTTGCCCGGTGCGGGTCGAACCACGGTCCTACTGCGCCCAGCCCGGACAGGATCAGCACGGTCGTGCCTGCCGCTGGGGGTCGGTACCACTCCCAGGTCCCGCGCGGACCGGGGCCCGCGCCACGCAGCGGGCAGTCAGCAAACCGAAGCACCTGAGTGCTGGCGGTGCCTGCCAGGGCCCTCACCTGGGTCACGACCCCGGCGATGTCGCGGGCGAAGGGCTCCATCGAAGTGGAGACGTCAGCGAGGATCTGTACGCCGTGGCGGAGAGTGGGCAGTGGACGACGAGGAATCCCCGACAGCGGCTCGGCCTCCGCCAACCGCTCCACCGCCGTTTCGAGGTCCGGCTCGCCTTCCGGCGCGATCCGAGCCAGCGCCGTGTAGAGAACGGCCTTGGCCGATCCGGGGGCGAGCAATGGCAGGTGCGGAACTGCGTCTGGCGTGCCCTGAGAACGCGGCGCCGGGAGTGTGTCGACCGACCAGCCCGTTTGGCGCACCGGGCGGTGTTCGACCGGGTGCAGGCGGGTCCCGGAGCCCTGCGTACCGCGGCTGGGCGCTTGATCGGCGGCCGTCGGCGTGCCCTCCTCCGTACCGGGCGCCTTTGCCGTGCCAGGAGCCGGGGCATCGACCGGAGCACCGACCTGCGGCGCGCCTTCCACTGTCCCCGGACCGGGACGGGCGACACTCGGCCGGTCGCCCAAACCGAGCAGGCCTGCGACACGCTGCCAGTCCTCGGCGGTGGTCGCGCCCAGCGCAGTGGCGGCATGCGCTATGTCGGCGAGCCAGCTCTGGCTCGTCACCAGTCGTCCTCGGCCATTTGCTGGCGCTTGAGCAGGACGCAATCGCGCAGCCGCTCCCACCGTTGCGTACCGAGTCGGATGTCGAGTGTGATGCAGGCCCGCAAGGCGTCCAGGTACTCGGCGGTGCTCGGACCTCGCACGCCCAGAGCCGCTGCCTGCGCGCGCACGGTGGCGAGTTCGGCCGCCAGAGCGCCGGCCAACTTCCGGTTCGGATCACTGACGGTGCCGTGCCAGTCGCGCATGTGCTCTTCGGCTATCCGCAGCAGCCCCGCCTCATCATGGTCGGGGAGAGTCAGAACGACGCAACGCCGCAGGAAAGCCTGAGGCAGCTCGCGCTCCTCGTTGGTGGTGATGA is part of the Streptomyces sp. NBC_01262 genome and harbors:
- a CDS encoding SAM-dependent methyltransferase, with translation MTEHASAPESPAQHKIDTSVPHSARIWNYWLGGKDNYPVDEEAGDAYTAVFPGIVTIARSSRAFLSRNITYLVAEAGIRQFLDVGTGLPTAENTHEVAQRIAPEARIVYVDNDPLVLAHARALLYSTPEGATAYIDSNVLDPDRILAAAAETLDFSRPTALILSNILGHVADYDEARSIVSKLMGALPSGSYLSINDGSRGIDPVFEQAQDAYNESGAVPYNLRSVEEITSFFDGLELLDPGVVSVPLWRSEASSAPEVIGEHGGLARKP
- the fxsT gene encoding FxSxx-COOH system tetratricopeptide repeat protein, producing the protein MNPRSSGAHELAALLSIAARIEPELMRAVRLTAAPRLGVAAETDLWFGDLVERRGYGYVVLRPELLPELRAELAGLMSRALPDAPVHRLWAAVESVHRDRSPALLAEERAVWHAVKGGRDSRQEIERALRPALRALVTEDRTGVGRWFASAWNRLPEAVRGTTAAWQLATVTDARLPNFSLRAQSPDGLTLTDVALIADRLPTADLRVRRDGPRLVFGEPDGDPDCYTLAVPDTEPRVLEVLDPTPGRTLLVPRGAVTSERLGERAVRLLAADGAVYEIPAAPGAAQAPGVTIGHTGFSQTWAEWIAHLLERAGMSATLARWDPAVAASADEVIAGLMTGAGRVLMLLDDWHFRNGPFTDQQWAAAFRRALAAQPGRLVVASACAEPVPEAVAAELHLLALRGLDEHETVRRLLHLMGVEAAAIQPRGDDGPAPRSPSRRPQVSGGVPSQNYRFSGREAIIGRIRERLGFTGTTPSVVALCGPSGIGKTQIVAEYAHRFASEYDVVWWVPADNLGTLRLRLAELAPAMGLPTGSGYGERLRAVRDSLLRGEPYARWLLVLDSAEEIAAISELLPGGPGHVLLTSRTREWESHGWTVLDVPAYAREESVAFVRRWARRLGTEDADRLADAVRDMPLLLDQTTGWLQDAGTSVDQYVGLLGGTSESEEDAFEVRWAIVFDTLRERHPVAVELLQLLAMFAPDAIPLRLVRDAPEGVLPERLAALVADPSAWHESIDKLVQYAVVRSEGQGPDVAGSLRMHRLLHRAVRGSLATDEREVLCHAAHGILTAADPGEPSDIERWSRYAELVPHLEPTFALEAADAAAQQLVLGCLRYLYLSGEYWSGLRLAENVARRWRLLLGEDHPRFRELVHHRANLLRSSGEYEQAELIERAVVDDMQARQDSDDPDLLRAQSGLGASLRGLGRYEDALQSSRTVLDGYRRLFGERDGKTFDAMNNLEVSLRLLGRYGEALELNDWTLDVRREVLGSRHPRTLYSEIMRAWDLRLLGRIAEAADLQERNVHAHRELLGVDHPQALLAEQNLGMCWYRAGDRASGRETLARVQERLERVSGETDPLTLLTAASHACVLRGLGELDRARELALSVARRYERLGVAHPYVVGTSANVALVEAAAGEEAQARDRLETALTAMREAVGADHPWTLGIAVNTVAVRSMTWDEADADALGEDTLRRARATLGREHPLTVMCGSPVAGWDFEPQHI